A stretch of the Clostridium fungisolvens genome encodes the following:
- a CDS encoding GatB/YqeY domain-containing protein: MPTIKERLQEDWKQALKARDKFKAETLSTARSAVLLVEKTEVVQLEDERVIEILSREVKQRRESMLEFEKGNRQDLVDKVNAEIQILLNYLPQQLSEDEILEIIREAAIEVGANNMKDMGKVMSAVRPKVVGRADGKLVSQMVKDYLNK, translated from the coding sequence ATGCCAACAATAAAAGAAAGACTTCAAGAAGACTGGAAGCAAGCCTTAAAGGCGAGAGATAAATTTAAAGCTGAAACATTAAGCACTGCTAGGTCTGCAGTACTTTTAGTTGAAAAAACTGAAGTAGTACAGCTTGAGGACGAACGAGTTATAGAGATTCTATCTAGAGAAGTCAAGCAAAGAAGAGAGTCTATGCTTGAATTCGAAAAGGGAAATAGACAAGATCTTGTAGACAAAGTAAATGCTGAAATCCAGATTTTGTTAAATTACCTTCCTCAGCAGTTAAGTGAAGACGAAATTTTAGAAATCATCAGAGAAGCAGCTATCGAAGTGGGCGCGAATAACATGAAAGACATGGGTAAGGTTATGTCAGCGGTAAGACCTAAAGTAGTAGGTAGAGCTGATGGTAAACTTGTTAGTCAAATGGTAAAAGATTATTTAAATAAATAA
- the rpsU gene encoding 30S ribosomal protein S21, producing the protein MSEIRVRENESLDQALRRFKRQCARAGVLSEVRKREHYEKPSVKRKKKSEAARKRKFK; encoded by the coding sequence ATGTCAGAAATTAGAGTAAGAGAAAACGAATCATTAGATCAAGCACTTAGAAGATTTAAAAGACAATGTGCTAGAGCGGGTGTTCTTTCTGAAGTTAGAAAAAGAGAACACTATGAAAAGCCAAGTGTAAAGAGAAAGAAGAAGTCAGAAGCTGCTAGAAAAAGAAAGTTTAAGTAA
- a CDS encoding histidine triad nucleotide-binding protein: protein MENCIFCKIAKGEIPSKKIYEDKDVIAFNDISPEAPIHFLVIPKKHIESVNHIDDESTKVIAHIFSVINKLVRELNIADSGYRIVNNCGKDGGQTVNHMHFHVLGGRELKWPPG from the coding sequence ATGGAAAATTGTATCTTTTGTAAAATAGCAAAAGGTGAGATACCTTCAAAAAAAATATATGAAGACAAAGATGTGATAGCTTTCAATGATATTAGTCCTGAGGCTCCAATTCACTTTCTAGTGATTCCTAAAAAACATATAGAAAGTGTTAATCATATTGATGATGAAAGCACTAAAGTGATTGCACATATATTCAGCGTTATTAATAAACTAGTAAGAGAGCTTAACATAGCAGATTCTGGATATAGAATTGTTAATAACTGTGGTAAGGATGGAGGACAAACAGTTAATCACATGCATTTTCATGTGTTAGGTGGAAGAGAATTAAAATGGCCTCCAGGTTAA